ggaaaaacctgctccagcctgggcttccctctccacgggccacaggtccctgccaggaccttgttccatcttgggcctcccatggggtcacagcctcctttgggcatccacctgctctggagTGGgtttctccatgggctgcaggggggtctctgcaccccgatgctctcccaggggctgcagggggatctCTGCACCCCAGTTCTCCCCCAGGGGATGCAGGGGGATCTCTGCACCCCAGTTCTCCCCCAtgagctgcaggggggtctctgcaccccgatgttcccccaggggctgcaggggggtctctgcaccccaatgcTCTCCCAGGGGATTCAGGGggatctctgcaccccgatgctcccccatgagctgcaggggggtctctgcaccccgatgctcccccaggggctgcaggggggtctctgcaccccagttctcccccaggggctgcagggggttctctgcaccccgatgctcccccaggggctgcaggggggtctctgcaccccagttctcccccaggggctgcagggggttctctgcaccccgatgctcccccatgggcacaggggcacagctgccccaccctgctctgccccacgggctgcagggcctcagctccagcacctggagcacctcctgcccctccttctgccctGAACTTGGGGTCTactttgttgttcccatgttctcactctgctcttccctggctggaattctttctgtccCACAGccttttgttcttaaatatgttatcccagaggtgttacTGTCACTCCTCGTTGGCTTGgtcttggccagcagcagggagtccgtcctggagccggctggtgttggctccacgggacaggggaagcttctggcagcttctaagagaagccacccctgtagcccccgCCCCCCCCAGTGCTAccaaacccagccacagaaacccaccaCATTTCCCcagcatgtttttaatgtgcACTGCAGGAACTTTGTCCCCTTCCACAGCACGTAAATATGTTGactgggcagggccagcccgACTGGCAGATCCTCTGCTGTTGAGGAACCTTTGGTAAATGTGTAACCCAGTGTTTGCAGGCCCCACCAGCCtttgccctcagtgtcctcttcACCTGTCCCTTGCATCCTTGGATCTGCCCAGAGGCTGGTGCATGACAGGGGATGTGATTCACCTGCTCAGGGCCAGGTTCTTTGGCCCAAGTGTCTCTGAGGCTGGTTCAGAAATGAGTTCCACTGTCTGATTCAGTTCTTTCAGGGATTTCATGTCACCATTAAAACTTGCTTCTCTAGGCCCAGGACAGTGTTCCAGGCAGTGCCTTGGGACACAGGAGATGTttccagccatccagtggttgATTCCCCCATTGCAAGCACATGGCATTGCTGAGGGGTTTGGGGCAGTGGGATACAGacaatctgccaggcctccccatacTTATATTTCAGCCATTGTGAGCAAAACCCTCTCTAAACAGGTTTTTTTGgatgtccaaacactccttagTTTGATATTTCTGAGTCTAAATCTTCACAAAATGAGTGTTTTTCAGCCCCAAAGCTCCCTAAAGCAGTGTTTTGGACTCCAAAATGTCCCTAAATGGGTGTTTCTGAGCCCCCCAGATTGCTCTTTCTCAGCCTCAAAACTCCTGAAATTGCTGTTATTACCCCAAACCTCCAAAAGAGGAGTGTCTAAGCTGCGAAGTTCCTGAAATTGGGGTTCCAGAGTCCCGTGATTCGAAGAAAtccttaaacaatatttaaaacacTTGTAATTATGGCCGGGGTCACACAGGCGGTTTCCCCTCCAAGTGTATGCCCACCAAGTAACAAAAAACAACAGCTTTTATACATTTGGAAGGAGTaagtttcaaaaattatctGTCATACACATTCTTTGAGAATTGGTACGAAATCTGCCTTATCTAAATACACATTCGGTTACCTATCCCTATTTTTATTACTATAGAGTAATTACTATAATTACATAAAGCTTTATCATTTCAAGCAACTATGTTCTCCCACCCATCTCCTGTCTCCCTTGCAATGTTATTGATTACTTTTGCTATGTGCTAAAAGCCCTTCTTTTCCGGCTTTCCCTGTCAGTCTCTGATCTTATCCATTCAGGCAAGCCATAGTTCCCCTTTATCCTAACTGCCCACAATTGGGCAGACCCCCTACTTGCGAGCAGTTAAAATTTGCAGCAGGCAGGGGCCACTGGCTGTGCCCCCCTCACCCCAGCGGGGACCCCGGGGCTCTGCCGTTCCTCTCCCGCCCCAGGAGCCGCCCCCTGCTCGGAGCATTTTCGCTTTCGGTTTCCAGGGATTTCCGAGAAACTGGTGTAAACCCGAGAACTGGGGTGCCAGGGCATAAAGGGCAGGGGTGGATCCTGTAGGAGTGGGGTAGGACAGGAGGAATATAAGCGTCAGGAGCTCCCCGGTGCTCCCTGCGGAGCCGCTTCATCCCGACCTTCTTCCAGGTAAGTGCAGCCCCTCACTCCCACCCTTCCCCCCGTGGAGCTACTTCTGCTCCCGAAATTAGTGTTTCTGAGCCCAAAAGCTTCCTAAATCGCTGGTTTGGAGCTCCAAAGCTGCCTACATGGGGGCTACTGAGCCCAAAATCTGCTTCACTTGGTCTTTTGGAGCCCAAAAGCTCTTTCATTCGCTCTTTCTGAGCTGAAAATATCCCCAAATCGCTCTCCCTGACCCAAAGCTCCTGATACCAGGATACTGGTACTTAGGTTTTCTGAGCCTCAGGCTCCCCAAATTGGGGTTTCTTAGGCCCAAGGTTCACTAAATTGGTGGTTTGGAGCACCAGGGCTCCCTAAATCCCTCTTTCTGAACCTACATGCTACCTGAATTGCTGCTTCAGGCCCCAGAAGATCCATAAATACTTGTTTCTGAGACCAAGAGCTCCCTAAATTGGAATTGGGTGAGCTCAAAAGCTCCCTAAATGAGACTTTCTGAGGCCAAAAGTTCCCTAAATGAGTGGTTTTGAGCCAAATGCTCCCAAAAATTGGTGGTTTTCAACCCCAAATCTCCCTAAATCAGTGTTTGAGGCACCAAAAGCTCCCTAAATGGATGCTTCTGAGCCCCAAAGCTCCCTAAATCACTGCTTCTGAGATCAAAAGCTCCCAAACTTGCAGTATCTGAGACCAAAAGCTCCTGAGTGGAGGTTTTTGAGCCCCCAGAAAACCAGAAATTGCAGGTTTTGAGCCCACAAGTTCCCtatacctttttttctgagccTCAAAGATCCCAAAATGGGTATTTCTGAATGCAGGAGCTCCCTAAATCGCTGTCACTCAGCCCAAAAGCTCCCCAGATGGGTGTGTGGTGAGTTGACTCTGACTGGGTGCCAGgcacccaccaaagccactttATCACTGCCCTCCACacctggacaggggagagaaaatacagcaaaaggGTCATGGGCTGAGATAAGGACAGAGAGAGATCCCTCTCTGATtacatcatgggcaaaacagactggAATTGtggaaattaattgaatttattaccaacaaaatcagagcaggataatgagagGTAAAAGAAATCTTACAAAAATCTTccccccaagccccctccatcccagaccctccctcctcctcctcagtggTTCAGGGAGACTGGAATGTAATCCAGAACATCACAGcctgatcctgctgctgctcagagagaggagtcggagtcccttccctgctccaaggTGAGTCCCCCATAGGGCCACAAGTCTTTCCAGGAAAACCTCTTCCAGCGggggctcctctctccagggatccccaggtccctgcagggactctgctccagcacaggcttcccacAGGACCACATCCTCCTTttgggcatcccctgctctggcGTGGGCTCCtccttgggctgcaggggaatctcagccctggtgcctggagcacctcctgcccctcctgcactgccctgggggtctgcagagctgttcatctgttctcactctgctcttctctggctgtAATTCCTTCTGCACAACAGATGGAGCCACTGGAATTGGTGGTGCcggacatgggggaagcttctggcagctgctcacagaacccacccctggagcccccccgctaccaaaacctggccacatGAACCCAATAGAGGGGGTTTTGGAGCCCCAAAGCTCCCTGAATTGGTCCTTCTGGTCCAGATGCTCCCAAAATCAATGCTTTGAACATCAAAAGCTCGTTAAATCACTGGCTCTGACCCTAAAAGCTCCCTAAACGTGTGTTTCCTAGGCCCAAAGCTTCCTAAATCAGGGTTCCTGAACAAGTTTTTTTGGAAGCCCAAAAATTCTTTGAATGGATATTCCTGAGCCCAGAATCTCCCAGAAGAGTGTTTCTCAGCTCCAAAGCTCCCTAAATTGGTGTTCTGGAccaaaaaatgtttctaaatgGGTGTTTCTGAGCTTAAATACTCCCTACATTGCTGATTCTGAGCTTAAAAGATCCCTCAATAAGGGCTTTTTAGGCCCAGAAGCTCCTGAAATCAGTGTTCCAGAGccccaaaacccctcaaatCAGTTTCTCAGCCCCAAAGCCCCCTAAATCATTCTTTCTGAGCCCCAGAGCTCCCAAAATTTGTCTTTCTGAGCCTTGCAGCTCCCAAAATTAATGCTCCAGAGCCTTGAATCCCCCTAACTTAAGCTACATGCCCTGTTTGCCATCAGATTGTGGGGTTCAGGGCCTAAAAATTCCAGTGCAACCCCAGAGCTCCCAGTATCGCTCACTGGTCCCCCCCAGCGCTCTcatttccctcccagtgctcccagtatggCTCTCTGGctccccccagtgctcccagtatcACACACCAACCCTCCACTTTCCACTCCCAAGTCTCCTCTGGAGCACCATAGGGGAGTTTCCCACACCAGGGCCTGGATTTTGGAGCTCATCTCTAagggggtgggggcaggagaaGACCCTGCCCAGCCCTTTGAGCTCTCAGCTCTGGAGCTTCGtggttttcctgcagctcttcccatttttctcttctccaggtgaaggTCCTGGGCCGTGACATGCCCGGGGAGCCTCGGCAGGACAGCTCCTGGCAGAGGGTGTCCTTGGTCACAGCAGCTTCTGTGACCAAATACTCTGGAGCAGCCCAAGAGCTGGATGGGAGGTAGGAGCTCTGGGAGTGAGGGGTTTTCATGGCactgtggaatggtttggaaggcTGAGCGCTGGTGGAGCACACATTGGGCACCAAAAAGGACTGCTGTGGTTTAAGCCCATCCAACAACTAAGGAGCAcacagctgctccctcccatcatccccaccccTGTGATAGGAGAGGAGAATCAGAAGGAGGTAAAACtggtgggttgagataagaacagtgtaataattgaaataaagtaaaatataataacagtaataataacaaTAGTAATAGCAATAACAGGAATGAAAAGGGAAAGTACTGAGAGGAATAAATGCCATGAAAAACCAGTGATGCACAAGGGAACTGCTCAGCACCCACTGACCGATGCccagcccatccctgggagGCACCTCCCAGTCAATTCCCCCAGTTCATGTACTGGGCATGACGTTCTGGGCtctggaatatccctctggCCCGTTCGGGTCACCCGTCCTGGCCGTGCTCCCTCCTGGTTTCTTGTGCAGCTCCTCCCGGGCAGATCATGGGCAACTGAAAGGTCCTTGACTTGGGGTGAGCACGGCTGAGGCACAGCCGAAACACGGGTGTGTCATCAATGTTATTCTCCTCCTAAATTCACACCAGGCAGGCTCGTCCCTGGCTCTCATAAAGCCCAGCAAAGGCCCTGGGGTGGATCAtaggggagcagcagggctcagccctTGTTCCAGCAAATCCCAGGGAAGGCAAAGGGTTGGCAGTTCACAGCCTCCTGTCTCTCTTGGCTGCCCCCCCAGATCTTCTCAgctgccttctcttctctagtcCTGTGCCCACCCCATAGATTTTGCTCCCCTTTTCCCTTGCATTGCAGAGTGAACCCtgagaaaaggacctgggagagAAGAAGCATGGCAGGCATTGGAACAGTTGGTAAGAGTTGTGTTTCTTCTGTTTAGACAGTGACAGAAGGGGAAATAAGTGATTTTAAAAACCCCAAGTACATCAGAGGTTTGAATAGTATAAGGGATATGTGTCCCAAAAAAGCTCCTTCATGCATTCTTGAAATCTGGAGGGAAAAGTCCTAGtgaagtttcctttttttctttttctttctgtttgaacCAGTGGGCAGAAATGGAGAGCTGGTGGCAGTGTCCCCTAAGAGAAGTATTTGGGTTGATAAGCTGGTGTGCTGGATCCCATTCCTCTTGCCTGTGGTCATCTGAAAGTCTTTGAGAAGACAGGCCCAAATGAAAAGGCCAAGGGACAATGAAGGGCCCTGGGAGGTCCCTCTCCACTCGTGCAGTGTGGAGGAGGAGTGTCTCACACTTTGGGGTGTCTCTGTTCTGGTGGACTGTGCTGAGGCACCTGTGTGGTGCCTGAATGCTGTGGCAGCCGAGGCAGGTTCTTGGCCAGGAGAGCCTGAGTGGCCTCGAAGGTCAGAGCCCCCCCAGCGCTGCTGTCGGGCTCCTGGTGCACAGGACCTTGTGGTTCCAGGGCCAGCTGGGTGGTGTGTTCTGCCCCAGAACCTGCTCAATGCATTCCAGGAGTTCCTCAGGGAAAGCTCCTCcttaaaaatcctctttttctctttgatttaTTTCCATGTGACCCTGATGCCCAGCTGCTGCGGTTGGTGTGAAGCTGGTTGAGAAACTCATAGATGAGATCTGTGTGCGAACAAGTAAGAGTGCTCATCCCATTCCTCTTGTCTGTGCTCATCCTTGGGAACCTCTGGAATGTGAGGTGTTATCCCTGAGAGAAGCAAAGCCAGTCAAGGTTTGAGCACATTACCTACAGAACCCCTTCAGTGCACAGCAGGAGGAGGCCTTTGGGGTGGGGTGAGTTTGGTCAGAGGGACGTCCCTCTTTGACCAGAGACACGTCCTGCTCTAGCAGAGGGTATCGCTCACAACTGGTAACCATTGTAAGACATAACACAGCACTTCTGggatttcctttccttcccttcaccACTAAAGGAGGAATCTCCTCCTGGGCTTTCCTCCAGGCCCAAAAGGGAGAAGCCTTTGCGTGCAGGTGAGGGCCAGGACTTGCCCACAGTACCTGGAAACTAAACCCTGCCgaacaaagagaagagacaaaggCCTGTTGTGCATGAGGGCCCAGCACAGTGAGGTCAAATAGTCCCATCTGTCCATAAATTCCCACTTCCAAGGGCCTCCAGAAGTGCTCTGCTGTATTTCCCACCCCTGGGCAGGTGTCCAGGCCCCCAGGGTGCAGAGCTGCCCCGGCAGTGgctttgcccagcacagcctgggctctgctggctcccatcctgcccagGTTCTAAGGCAGCTGtttgtctgtccctgctctttgcagctggcaTGGGGGCAGGGCAATGTTCTTCCCTCAAGGAACCCTTGGAAAtcagcagggcctgggctctcCCCCGTGGCCAGGCCCTTGGGGAGTgagggggcagggggcttcctgtcagtgctcctccccagcagcacaggagctccaAGCCCATGGTTCTGAGGGCTCACAGTGGTGCTGAGACTCCTTTCTACAgacaaaagctggaaaacaggcTCCATGTCCCAAGGAAgactggagctgcaggacagaTCAAGGCTCCTTCCCGGAGCAAATTCCTGGTGGGAAAGGATTTGAAAGCTGGGCAAGAGATCACTGATGGTGCCCACAGTGCATCAGCTTGGGAATTCCCCAGCCCTGTTTTTCTGGAATTAGTGAGTTGTTTTCCAAGGCTGCTGAATTAGGAAGGATTctctaaagaaaaggaagtgtggAGCACACAAATTAGTAAACAGGCTGGACATGAGGGACCTGAGTGTGCGTTTCTTGTTCCTTCCCTGCCCAAAGATATAAGGCTAAAAAGCCCATTTGCAGGTTGCACCTTGAGTGCAAGGTTTAATTCCTCTGAAGTGAGTATTTctcaggaggagagaggagttAAAAAGACAACCTGCAGGAAGGCCTGAGAAGAGACCCTGAAGGAGAGACTTGACAACAGAGGTTTTGAGCATTCTTAGGGCAGATGGGTGGTCTCCCTTTCAAGGGAGCAGTGTCAGTCTGCCACTGACACCTGtctattttcacagaaaaaggacGGGAGGCAGAGGCCACAAAGCCTCAGGAATCTTGGATGAAGGAGGACTTCCAGGAGCTCATCCAACAAGTGAAAGCTATGCGTGAAGATCTCCAGAAAGGGCAGGAATCCAGTAAGTGTGATATTCAGCTGCTCATAGAAGGCCTGAAGAAGGAACTAGGTGAGCAGGGCCATTCCCAAGCACTTCCATCTCTCTGaacaccaaagctgctctacaGGCAAACCACTCTGAGAGCTcgtcctgcacagctcctcaaaggggctggagaaggacaGCCCTGACATGGGGCACAGCTTTTGTGCTGCCTGACCCTGAAACAACTCCCTGCTGAAGTGTTCTCTGCAGGTGGTCATGGCCACACTTGTCTCCCTCATCTCTGCagagagtgtgtgctgtgagttcTCTGATCCCCTGATCCTTGTTAAGGTTCCCCCCTTGCAGTCCTGTCAgcgtctctctccctttccccactccccttctcccactccccactccTGGGGCCGTGTTGGGGCACATGTGATCCCAACCTTGTCTTCCTGTTGAAGATCTACAAGGAGACCCAGCTccatgagcactgcaggtgtctctgagcacaggggcctgtggagaacagctctccctgagggagctggtgctgggaagggaaggagtgagcgggggcacagacaccccagtgggcctgctgagccccagatgatgctcctgggcctggctcaggcaggacacagtgtgtgttggggcacagcctgttgcaccccgggcagggaaaggggagacaagatgggcctcacctgcctgggggtcctgttcttgctgcaggagcaaatctctggcagtgagcagcccagagcagtccaGGGCAACCCCTTGACCTCCTGATGGCTCAGGCCATTGTGGCCTTAGAATGAAGCCTGTGACCCCCTTTTCAAAGCTGAAGCCATATTTAATTGAGCTACAGAAAGCACGAATGAGGGGttgaaaaggggggaaaatgtGCTCTGAGTTTCTTGTTCCCTCCCTGCTAAAGGAcagagggcaaagggaaaaCCATTTGCAGATTGTACCTCCATCACAGAATTGAATTCCTGTGAGCTGAGGATTTCTGAAGGGGagtgaggaaggaaaatatGCACCCAGAGGAGAGCCCTGAGAAGAGACCCTCTGGCAGGGAGCTTAAATCAGAGCCTTTGGGCATCCTTGTGTcagagagctgctctgcctctcaAGGAGGAAGCATCAGTGTTATGGTTCCAAAGCCAGGGCGTGGAGCTTTGTGATGAATGTCCACCCCATCCCCTCATCCTGGGGGCCGAGGGCTTGACAGGAAAAATCAGAGGACCAGAAGGGGAAGGGTGGCCATCCTCTTCCCCCTGGGCactggagggagaggcagccacttttctccagcctggctgcaggtcACAGTCGCTgttggggctggcactgcccagacTGCACTGAGGGAccttggcagcaggagcccctgtgagtcccagctgctgccttctgTGTTATCCCTGGCAGAGGCAAAGCCAGTCAAGGTCTCTCCCCTGAGCACATTACCTGCAGAACCCCTTCAGTGCACAGCCGGAGGCCTTTGGGGTGGGGTGACTTTGGTCAGAGGGACGTCCCTCTTTGACCTCATGTCCCGCTCTAGCAGAGGGTATCCCTCAAAATTGGTAAGGATTGAAAGACATAACACAGCACTTCTGggatttcctttccttcccttcaccACTAAAGGAAGAATCTCCTCCTGGGCTTTCCTCCAGGGCCAAAAGGGAGAAGCTTTTGTGTGCAGGTGAGGGCCAGGACTTGCCCACACTACCTGGAAACTAAACCCTGCTgaacaaagagaagagacaaaggCCTGTTGTGCATGAGGGCCCAGCACAGTGAGGTCAAATAGTCCCATCTGTCCATAAATTCCCACTTCCAAGGGCCTCCAGAAGTGCTCTGCTGTATTTCCCAGCCCCGGGCAGGTGTCCAGGCCCCCAGGGTGCAGAGCTGCCCCGGCAGTGgctttgcccagcacagcctgggctctgctggctcccatcctgcccagGTTCTAAGGCAGCTGtttgtctgtccctgctctttgcagctggcaTGGGGGCAGGGCAATGTTCTTCCCTCAAGGAACCCTTGGAAATCAGCAGGGCCTGGGTTCTCCCCCGTGGCCAGGCCCTTGGGGAGTgagggggcagggggcttcctgtcagtgctcctccccagcagcacaggagctccaAGCCCATGGTTCTGAGGGCTCACTGTGGTGCTGAGACTCCTTTCCAAagacaaaagctgaaaaacaggCTCCATGTCCCAAGGAAgactggagctgcaggacacagaTCAAGGCTCCTTCCTGGAGCGAAATCCTGGTGGGAAAGGATTTGAAAGCTGGGCAAGAGATCACTGATGGTGCCCACAGTGCATCAGCTTGGGAATTCCCCAGCCCTGTTTTTCTGGAATTAGTGAGTTGTTTTCCAAGGCTGTTGAATTAGGAAGGATTctctaaagaaaaggaagtgtggAGCACACAAATTAGTAAACAGGCTGGACATGAGGGACCTGAGTGTGAGTTTCTTGTTCCTTCCCTGCCCAAAGATATAAGGCTAAAAATCCCGTTTGCAGGTTGCACCTTGAGTGCAAGGTTTAATTCCTCTGAAGTGAGTATTTctcaggaggagagaggagttAAAAAGACAACCTGCAGGAAGGCCTGAGAAGAGACCCTGAAGGAGAGACTTGACAACAGAGGTTTTGAGCATTCTTAGGGCAGATGGGTGGTCTCCCTTTCAAGGGAGCAGTGTCAGTCTGCCACTGACACCTGtctattttcacagaaaaaggacGGGAGGCAGAGGCCACAAAGCCTCAGGAGTCTTGGATGAAGGAGGACTTCCAGGAGCTCATCCAACAAATGAAAGCTATGCGTGAAGATCTCCAGAAAGGGCAGGAATCCACAAAGCAGGATATTCAGCTGCTCATAGAAGGCCTGAACAAGGAACTAGGTGAGCAGGGCCATTCCCAAGCACTTCCATCTCTCTGaacaccaaagctgctctacaGGCAAACCACTCTGAGAGCTcatcctgcacagctcctcaaaggggatggagaaggacAGCCCTGACATGGGGCACAGCTTTTGTGCTGCCTGACCCTgaaacagctccctgctgaagTGTTCTCTGCAGGTGGTCATGGCCACACTTGTCTCCCTCATCTCTGCagagagtgtgtgctgtgagttcTCTGATCCCCTGATCCTTGTTAAGGTTCCCCCCTTGCAGTCCTGTCAgcgtctctctccctttccccactcccattctcccactccccactccTGGGGCCGTGTTGGGGCACATGTGATCCCAACCTTGTCTTCCCGTTGAAGATCCACAAGGAGACCCAGCTccatgagcactgcaggtgtctctgagcacaggggcctgtggagaacagctctccctgaaggagctggtgctgggaagggaaggagtgagcgggggcacagacaccccagtgggcctgctgagccccagatggtgctcctgggcctggcccaggcaggacacagtgtgtgttggggcacagcctgttgcaccccgggcagggaaaggggagacaagatgggcctcacctgcctgggggtcctgttcttgct
This Pseudopipra pipra isolate bDixPip1 chromosome W, bDixPip1.hap1, whole genome shotgun sequence DNA region includes the following protein-coding sequences:
- the LOC135406042 gene encoding uncharacterized protein LOC135406042 — its product is MPGEPRQDSSWQRVSLVTAASVTKYSGAAQELDGRVNPEKRTWERRSMAGIGTVAAAVGVKLVEKLIDEICVRTKKGREAEATKPQESWMKEDFQELIQQVKAMREDLQKGQESSKCDIQLLIEGLKKELEKGREAEATKPQESWMKEDFQELIQQMKAMREDLQKGQESTKQDIQLLIEGLNKELGKTEEGNTPKSQGSGMEETLVQLCKEMKAMREDLQKGQESTNCLLQLLVEDLNKEQEKTEKGNTPKPQGSGMDETLLQFCKQMKTMCEDLQKGQESTKQDIQLLRVDLNKELDRKMKKMAKAQESKMDKKLQQLFQRILEHELHGRQGSKQHILQLLRAETEMEHGVLIESASEDEGTDIDA